Below is a window of Humulus lupulus chromosome 2, drHumLupu1.1, whole genome shotgun sequence DNA.
AGAAGCGTTAGAaacctaaattaaaaaaaaaatgaaaatgccAAATTGCTGAACTTTTTCCAGCTTGATGAAGGCCAGTAAGGGAATAAAACTTATTGGGTGTGAAAGTGCCGCATTTAGCCGAGTTTATGAGTACTTCTGAAAGAAGATATGAGAAATATATTACGTTACAGTTCTGATAATACTTCGTTTTGTTCATAGAGTTTTAGTTCCACTTTCGATATGGATAGAATGGTTCATAGACTTCTAGTTCCACTTTTGATATGGATAGAATGGTGGCGTTGTTATATAAGACATTGCAACTGAAATATAAGTGCAAAATGGATAATTTATCGTATTAAGATGACATAAATGGATCAACTAACTGTGGTTTGTAGTCACATCATTGACAGCACATGCAAGTTCACCCCTAGTATATGTATACAAGTGAATGTGATGTTCAAAATCCATTGTTAATAAGCTAATCACCCTCCATCGCCCTGTAGAGTGTAGTTTATGTGGACAATCATTTACTCACCAAGATGACTAAAAATaaaagtataataataataaaaaatgcaGGGGAGTTCCAGTTTTTACAATATATTTACTTAAAAATACATTATCATCAATGGCATTCCATGTGAACGTGCTTTATTCTGCAAACGTATAACATTTAAGTCATTGACAACGTAGCCCCTTGCATCCCCAACCTTAATGTTGAGGTTTAACGTTCAAATCCCTCACTCCTTGGCAAAAATATTTATTGCATTTGCTGTATTTTCCCGAGTACAGGGAGAAGAATAATGAAAACAATGAATACTTTTTAACATGAACATGTCAGAGGAACTACACAAATTTCTCCAATAGTTGGGGACTTCTTTCCCATTAACAAAACAACCCAAGTTCTCAAAATCAGGTAGGAAGAGGGCTCCTTTTTTTGTAGAATCATAAACCAAAGATGGCATAATTTTCACAGAACAGAGCCTAAAAAGTCTCTCGTCAAAGAAATACCAACAGGATATGATCTATGTATACTTGTTTTCTTTAGTGGTACCTTTTCCCCAAGGAAGTTGTTGAGTGCATTATCTTTATCCATGCTTTTCGTCAATTTCTTGACGGTATTTGGCTCCTTACCTTCAGTAAGAAATTGAAGGCCCTGCATTCAGCATTGCCAGAGGATCATgtcataaacaaataaaaaatgacaTGTTATTGACAAAGAGGCTTCAATTACCTTGAGTGATTTCTCCTCAAATTTTATTGCAGAATTCTTGGCTGGCTTTGCACACACATCCTGCCACAAAATGAAATAAACTAAATATCGGAACAAAGATTTGCAATAACCAAAAAGTATCACCAGTCTATGGTAGTGATTGGGAACTGCATGGACAAATAAATGTTATGAGGCCCATTTTGTGGCTGATCCAGATTTAAATTCTATGCAGACATAATATCTCACCTGTATAGGTTTAACATCCACTCTATCTTGGAAACCTTCAGCTGCTTGGCATAGATGCCACAGACCTAAGTTAGTCACATCCTGTATGATGTTGACAAACCAATTTGAAAAGTAATTAAATCAATACAAATTCTTAATGCtgcaatttgaaaaataaaaatagtaaaagATAAAATGATACTTCAAAGTTTTATTGCATATAAAAAAACAAGGGTATAATAAATACCTGTTTGGTCTCAAAAATCTCGAGTCTCCCTTCCTGTTTAGTTAGTTTAAATATACAAAATGAGTAATCCCATAGCTTTGACAAATTGACATGTTAAATAGAAATAGAACCAAAAAGAAAATATTAAGAATCAACAACTCACCATCTCTGACATTATTTGACGAATTATTTCAACATCAACCCCAATTTGAGAAACATTTGACATCACTTTATTCACCTGTATACAAAGAAATTCCCACACTATTAGTATTGTCTGTAGAAGGAAATGGGTTGCATCTTTCAGTATTATCCCTTCGTTTCCTTAATTACTTTTTACCTCACCCAAGGTGCTAATATTTTAAAGTACGATTTAATGCAATGCAAGAGGAACTCGCAACAATAGGTGGAGTATTTTAAGAAAGGATGcacttgcaaaaagggttagGTAACTGGTCTTAAATTCTATTGGTCTTATTGTTTAGTGGTTGTTTTTTCCATTTTTATGGAAGCACCAATTGTATTTTATTGACACTAAAGATTATTACGACTTAAGAGAATTCCATACATCATTTGAAATTAGCTGAGTTGTTTCTTTTTCCTCCTCCAGCTTCCCATTCAAGCTTTCAATCCTCTTAGTTAGATGCCTTCTTGTAGCCTGCACAAATGAAAGTCAAGATAGCAAGCAACTAAGCACTAAAATACTACTTATTAAAATAAGACTGCCATCAGAAAAGGCTTGACCAACAGTACTTACAGCTACAGCTTCATATGCATCTTCTAATTGTTTTGACACAGTTGCAACAGCATTTGCCATATTATGCTTTGTCACAAACATTACATCAGAAAATGACCAGCCCTGCACATTGTTATACAAATCACAAGTAAATCAGCAATCAAACACTTTCAGATGGGTGACTCGCTATAGATTAATGGTACCTTCATCCACATGTAACAATATCCTACTGCACCAATTGCGGCAGCTGGCATTATGTAAGACGCATAACTCCCTGCATTAACATGAAAGATACAGGCATTACTTTATGATTAGAGTAAACCATAATTAAAAAAACACTGCATAAGTTATTAGAAGTGtaagaagaaaaccaaaaactaaAGCTGACAAACAACTAACactcaaaattaaaattttagtgTCACATCTTCACTGAAACTGaatgtgaaaagaaaaaaaaaaggcaaacTAAACTGAGCTCACTTTTGATCAGTTTTGGTTTAAAATGGAGCAGGTTTTAGCAAACACTGAAACTGACTGaaactttttttattttcttttaaataaatatgaattaaatTGTGCAGGGCATGAGGGGCCATGGGGGTGCGTCTGGCTGAAGAAAGAAGACATTATGGAATGTGGCTGTCCATGCAATTTTATGGGCAATATGGTTGGAGAGGAGAAATAGAATCTTCAACCATGTTGAAGATGTGGGATATATTTGGGAAAAGGTTAAGCATCGGGTAAATGTATGGACCGTCATTCTTTCTCAATGTTTCTGAGTGACTGGTAATGGTATATACAGCTGTAGTGTGATAGATCGTGTGACAGTTTTATTTTTATACACTATTTGATGTTTTAGAATGGATCATCTTCTTGTGGCTGACTAGGCTATAACACAGATTATTAGAGAAATGAAAAAGGCGTGAATGAAGAGTGAAAATGATTCTCTGTATTGATAATATTACTGTACAAAGTATGTATACATAGAGATATGACAGCTGTACAAAACTGAAAAACAACCTAGAGTATATACACAACTAGCAGTAACAGACTTGTAACTACTAACTAAACTCTATCTAACACAGATGATAACCAATCATCTTTTCTAAATGCAAATTTGTTTAAGTTAATTAAAAAGGTCTCAAACCAACTGAAAAaattgaatagaaaaaaaatcTACATatgaaagcaaaaaaaaaaaaacaaccagTTGGTTTCTCTTTATTCACAAGCTTTTAGTTTTCAATTCTTGAAAACAGCAGAAAGTGTCAGTGGCTTTCAAACTAACAACTTAAAACCCTGATTATAATTGATGAGGCTCAAATATTTTATATGTACGAAAACAGGAAATGTGAAACTTATTAGGCATCTGGATGAGAGTTTAAATACATACAAGAATAATTTCATTTCAAGATCTCAATTAGGATAAGTAACTCATCTCCTCTTCCTCATGATTGTATGCAATTTCATCAGCAAGAATTACATTGTGAAACACTATAGAACCTTATGGTTTCTAACTGGCCCGAGTTGGTTTCTTGCTGCATTTGCATATCACTTGTATATTCTCCCCATGTGTTTTAAAATTGAAAAGTAAGAGTTCAACTGATCAGTGATTGGAATGGAAAGCTCAGAATACATCTTTACATTCAGAAACATCGAATACCATGAAGAGAAAAAtgacaaagaaaaacaaacaacatATTTCTTGTATGCTATTTCATTTTCTAAAAAAGCCATTTGTATTTGTTGCAAAGAGCTAAAACTGCTAGCTTGAAATCTCATTCCGATCTCTGAATCTTATTGAAATTGATGAGGCTCCTAAGAaatctcattattattattattactgaTGAGGCTCCTAAGAAAATAGTGACTAAATAAAGGAGTAAATGAAGATTAACCTGAATTTTTTTATATTCTGAAATACATAAACAAGGAGATGGAAAATAATCCATCTCTtgttgaagaaagaagaaaaaaaaactcaacaGCATAAAATTACATATTTTCCAACAAAGAACAGCCACCTGAACTAATGCACATACCACTAGATGATGAATTCCCATTGAAGATATTTACAGGACGAGTTAATGTTAACTCTCTGATCTCTTGTGCCAATTGCCGAATCTGAAGGAATGAAAACATAGAAGTGTAAGTTGCTAACAACTAAATCACCCTCAGTTTCATAAATTAAAACTTTAGAATAGAGAGATCAAATTAGGTAACGAATAAGCTTTTGACTACTGTGTGTTCTATATTTTATATTCACTAATTGAAAACTCAACGCTGATGATTGGACCGAGTCATTAAAACATGTGTGGCTGGTAACCATATTGTGTTTAGAAATCGTATGAGAAAACCTTGAGAATATTCTACAAGCATGAGCCAACTAAAGTTACAAGGTTAACCAGTAATACTATAGCTACACTAAATTGGAAAGAGTGTTCATTTTTGCAATACCTGAGCTGCAATAATCTCACTATCGTACTTGGGAGATATCTCAGCTTCATTTACAGTAGCGAGTATTTCCTGTAGCTGCACGATTAGATCAGATAATCGCCCACTCCTCAATATAATCGAACCCGTCAAACCTGATTTACAAAGAGGAaagaaataaattaataaataaatagggAAAACTGAGATAGATGCCAAAGGACAAATCCTACATAATATTGTCATGGATGATGAAAAGCATTT
It encodes the following:
- the LOC133818431 gene encoding uncharacterized protein LOC133818431, which encodes MALQAGMSSSKVLVLVGAGLTGSIILRSGRLSDLIVQLQEILATVNEAEISPKYDSEIIAAQIRQLAQEIRELTLTRPVNIFNGNSSSSGSYASYIMPAAAIGAVGYCYMWMKGWSFSDVMFVTKHNMANAVATVSKQLEDAYEAVAATRRHLTKRIESLNGKLEEEKETTQLISNDVNKVMSNVSQIGVDVEIIRQIMSEMEGRLEIFETKQDVTNLGLWHLCQAAEGFQDRVDVKPIQDVCAKPAKNSAIKFEEKSLKGLQFLTEGKEPNTVKKLTKSMDKDNALNNFLGEKVPLKKTSIHRSYPVGISLTRDFLGSVL